A region of Methanocorpusculum labreanum Z DNA encodes the following proteins:
- a CDS encoding metal ABC transporter substrate-binding protein codes for MKKTIGIILTLFLICSMLISGASALNVVTTMPNIWDVTQEIGGDKVTVIYVAPPTAVHISSDTIDAVLQKNSDFINTADLFIGQGGGMDGTPITKVTEFRKTNFGKDTDWKLMNEVPTSALPNATNVYDNPTSLIGYAQTIAYILETADPANAGTYAANLETYLKKISTVTTLTPAEKEALSDVPIICQFRIKNQAETWLGMHVITSYPSPETVQAIVDDIHADPAKYSKIAEDAKCGKIFVVENIVAGQDIGKPIHEALTDEKIPCERVVFLNLPKSADGINSILDYYTYNKDLILDSINDETQTQSPLAVVPIIGALACAVLFLTRRN; via the coding sequence ATGAAAAAAACGATTGGAATTATTCTTACCTTGTTTTTGATCTGCAGCATGCTGATTTCAGGCGCATCTGCTCTGAATGTTGTAACAACTATGCCGAATATCTGGGATGTTACTCAGGAAATCGGCGGTGACAAAGTCACCGTGATTTACGTCGCTCCCCCAACCGCGGTACATATCTCGAGTGACACCATCGATGCAGTTCTGCAGAAGAACAGCGATTTCATTAATACTGCCGATCTTTTCATCGGTCAGGGCGGCGGGATGGATGGAACACCGATCACTAAAGTCACAGAATTCAGAAAGACCAACTTCGGAAAAGATACGGATTGGAAGCTGATGAACGAAGTTCCAACTTCAGCATTACCCAACGCGACGAACGTGTATGATAACCCGACAAGTCTTATCGGCTATGCACAGACGATAGCTTATATTCTGGAAACTGCGGATCCAGCAAATGCCGGCACGTATGCTGCAAATCTTGAAACATATCTGAAAAAAATCTCGACGGTAACTACTCTTACGCCTGCTGAAAAGGAAGCGCTCTCGGATGTTCCGATCATATGTCAATTCCGTATCAAAAATCAGGCTGAAACCTGGCTTGGTATGCATGTTATTACCTCATACCCCAGCCCGGAAACGGTTCAGGCCATCGTTGACGACATCCACGCAGATCCAGCCAAGTATTCAAAGATTGCTGAAGATGCAAAATGCGGAAAAATATTCGTGGTCGAAAACATTGTCGCAGGTCAGGATATTGGAAAACCGATCCACGAAGCATTGACCGATGAAAAAATACCATGCGAACGTGTGGTTTTCCTGAACCTCCCGAAATCGGCTGATGGAATCAACTCGATTCTCGACTACTACACATACAACAAAGATCTCATTTTAGACAGCATAAACGACGAGACGCAAACCCAGTCACCGCTGGCTGTCGTTCCGATCATCGGGGCTCTTGCCTGTGCGGTACTTTTCCTTACCAGAAGGAACTAA
- a CDS encoding formylmethanofuran dehydrogenase subunit E family protein, translating into MKWHENCRYMELPREYTSEELAKFHGHLGPFIVLGYRMGKYALQYFDNDPFSIFATVYCSGTTPESCLMDGVQIGSGCTLGKRNIELVPSQTAEVMFRHADGRAILIKPGDYMKYKSDYDSLDPELALEHFAEAMYSMEDTDLFVVTELR; encoded by the coding sequence ATGAAGTGGCATGAAAACTGCAGATATATGGAACTCCCGCGGGAATATACAAGCGAGGAACTGGCAAAATTTCACGGACATCTTGGTCCCTTTATCGTTCTTGGATATCGGATGGGCAAATATGCACTACAATATTTTGACAATGACCCGTTCTCCATTTTTGCCACGGTCTATTGTTCCGGGACAACGCCGGAATCCTGTTTAATGGATGGGGTTCAGATAGGCAGCGGGTGCACGCTTGGAAAACGAAACATCGAACTCGTTCCGTCTCAAACGGCAGAAGTCATGTTCCGGCATGCGGACGGGCGTGCTATTCTGATAAAACCAGGCGACTACATGAAATACAAATCAGATTATGATTCTCTTGACCCGGAGCTTGCTCTTGAACATTTTGCCGAGGCCATGTATTCAATGGAAGATACGGATCTGTTTGTCGTCACGGAATTACGATGA
- a CDS encoding metal ABC transporter ATP-binding protein, translating to MSEAIVRLTNVTTTYEGAAHPVIHDINLAVNPGEFVIVGGPNGAGKTTLLETIAGLLPVVNGSVEICGEDILKKKNKLRKKLGYVIQNFDFDAYTPFTVEEVLIMARFGLLGLFKRPGEEDHAAVDTALSTLGIADLRKSHIGKLSGGQQQKVLIAHNLAKKPEILLLDEPFSNLDLATREHVCDVLCRIADLGVTIIIVSHAFDALPKRDVRVVVMKSGEIVLNKITPPECVQQIVRLTSES from the coding sequence ATGAGTGAAGCAATCGTCAGACTGACGAATGTAACCACTACATACGAGGGAGCAGCCCATCCGGTGATTCACGACATCAATCTCGCCGTAAATCCAGGGGAGTTCGTCATCGTCGGGGGACCAAACGGCGCAGGAAAAACTACGCTTCTTGAAACGATTGCCGGGCTCTTACCGGTGGTGAATGGATCCGTAGAGATCTGCGGCGAAGATATTCTGAAGAAAAAGAACAAACTCCGGAAAAAACTCGGATATGTCATTCAGAACTTCGACTTCGATGCCTACACACCGTTTACCGTTGAAGAGGTCCTGATCATGGCAAGATTCGGTCTGCTCGGTCTTTTTAAACGTCCGGGCGAGGAGGATCATGCTGCGGTGGATACTGCTCTTTCGACGCTTGGGATTGCCGATCTCAGAAAAAGCCACATAGGTAAACTCTCCGGTGGGCAGCAGCAGAAAGTCCTCATTGCCCATAATCTCGCAAAGAAGCCGGAGATTCTTCTTCTCGATGAACCATTCAGTAATCTGGATCTTGCGACCCGTGAACATGTCTGCGATGTTCTCTGCAGAATCGCAGATCTTGGAGTCACGATCATCATTGTATCCCATGCATTCGATGCACTGCCGAAAAGAGATGTCCGCGTGGTCGTGATGAAGTCCGGAGAAATCGTTCTGAACAAAATAACTCCTCCGGAATGTGTTCAGCAGATCGTCAGACTCACCTCCGAATCATAG